One Acetobacterium sp. KB-1 DNA segment encodes these proteins:
- a CDS encoding metalloregulator ArsR/SmtB family transcription factor → MTEKFNLIERCDCNVIHEDIINQVRDKMPQEESLYDLAELFKVFGDSTRIRILWALHEAEMCVCDIAVLLNMTQSAISHQLRVLKQANLVKNRKEGKVVYYSLVDDHVREIFDQGLIHINEK, encoded by the coding sequence ATGACCGAAAAATTTAATTTAATTGAAAGATGTGACTGCAATGTAATTCATGAGGATATTATAAATCAAGTTAGAGATAAAATGCCTCAAGAAGAAAGCCTTTACGATCTAGCAGAATTATTTAAAGTATTTGGAGATTCAACACGAATCAGGATACTATGGGCTTTACATGAAGCTGAAATGTGTGTTTGTGATATCGCTGTATTACTTAACATGACACAATCAGCAATTTCCCATCAGCTGAGAGTCTTAAAACAAGCTAATTTAGTGAAAAACAGAAAAGAAGGCAAAGTAGTATATTATTCATTAGTTGATGATCATGTAAGAGAAATATTTGACCAAGGTCTAATTCATATCAACGAGAAGTAG
- a CDS encoding heavy metal translocating P-type ATPase, protein MKKRLWRIIIGAAVLVAAAIINFNNEWLQIALFIISYIIVGGDVVKRAVKNIFKGQVFDENFLMSIATIGAFFIGEYPEGVAVMLFYQVGELFQSYAVGKSRKSIASLMDIRPDYANVKKGDELVKVDPDEVQIGDIIVIKAGEKIPLDGKVIEGSSMIDTSALTGESIPREVEVGSDILSGCININGVITAEVTKEFGESTVSKILDLVENASSKKSNSEQFITKFARYYTPVVVIIAVFLAIIPPLVIDGATFSDWIYRALAFLVVSCPCALVISIPLSFFGGIGGASKKGILVKGSNYLEALAETEIVVFDKTGTLTKGVFNVQEIHPEGVSKEELLELTAYVESYSNHPISLSLKRAYGKEIDNGRISDVEEISGHGVIATVDGKKVMAGNIKLMKMMDIPYFKGELIGTAVHVAVNNKYIGYIVIADEVKPDSAQAIKELKAANIKQIVMLTGDNKSVGSKVAKELGVDKVYAELLPADKVEKLEELFSQKSTKGKLAFVGDGINDAPVLARADIGIAMGGLGSDAAIEAADIVIMTDEPSKIATAMKISKKTLKIAHQNIVFAIGIKIIVLILSAFGITTMWAAIFADVGVTIIAVLNAFRALNVKNL, encoded by the coding sequence ATGAAGAAACGATTGTGGCGAATAATAATTGGTGCAGCCGTGTTAGTTGCAGCAGCAATTATTAATTTTAATAATGAATGGTTACAGATTGCTCTCTTTATAATAAGTTACATTATTGTAGGTGGAGATGTTGTAAAAAGAGCTGTAAAAAATATTTTTAAAGGTCAAGTTTTCGATGAAAACTTTTTAATGAGTATTGCAACAATTGGTGCATTTTTTATTGGTGAGTATCCTGAAGGTGTTGCAGTTATGCTGTTTTATCAAGTTGGAGAACTGTTTCAAAGCTATGCAGTTGGCAAGTCGAGAAAGTCAATTGCAAGCCTTATGGATATTCGACCAGATTATGCAAATGTTAAAAAAGGCGATGAACTTGTCAAAGTTGACCCAGATGAAGTACAAATTGGAGATATTATTGTAATTAAAGCAGGAGAAAAAATTCCTCTTGATGGCAAGGTAATTGAGGGAAGTTCAATGATTGATACATCGGCACTAACAGGCGAATCTATTCCTCGTGAAGTAGAAGTTGGAAGTGATATCCTAAGTGGGTGCATCAACATTAATGGAGTTATTACAGCAGAGGTTACCAAGGAATTTGGAGAATCTACTGTAAGTAAAATTCTTGATTTAGTTGAAAATGCAAGTAGTAAAAAATCCAATTCAGAACAATTTATTACGAAGTTTGCGAGATATTATACACCGGTTGTGGTTATAATCGCAGTTTTTCTAGCTATTATACCGCCTCTTGTTATAGACGGGGCGACTTTTAGTGATTGGATATATAGAGCACTAGCATTCCTTGTGGTATCCTGTCCGTGTGCTTTAGTTATTTCAATTCCTTTGAGTTTCTTCGGTGGAATAGGTGGAGCCTCAAAAAAAGGTATTTTAGTCAAGGGTAGTAACTATTTAGAGGCATTAGCAGAAACTGAAATTGTTGTTTTTGATAAAACTGGAACACTAACGAAAGGTGTATTTAATGTACAGGAAATTCATCCAGAAGGAGTTTCCAAAGAAGAGCTACTAGAATTAACTGCATATGTGGAAAGCTATTCCAATCATCCGATTTCACTTTCACTGAAACGTGCATATGGCAAAGAAATAGACAATGGACGTATTTCAGATGTAGAAGAGATATCAGGTCATGGTGTTATTGCAACAGTAGATGGCAAAAAGGTTATGGCAGGAAATATCAAACTTATGAAAATGATGGATATCCCTTATTTCAAGGGAGAGCTGATCGGTACTGCTGTACATGTTGCTGTTAATAACAAATATATAGGTTACATTGTAATTGCCGATGAGGTAAAGCCAGATTCAGCACAAGCAATCAAGGAACTTAAGGCAGCTAATATTAAACAAATAGTTATGTTGACAGGTGATAATAAAAGTGTTGGTTCAAAGGTTGCTAAAGAGCTTGGTGTTGATAAGGTTTATGCAGAACTGTTGCCAGCAGACAAAGTTGAAAAACTAGAAGAATTATTTTCGCAAAAATCTACAAAAGGTAAACTTGCTTTTGTTGGTGACGGAATCAATGATGCGCCTGTATTAGCTCGTGCAGACATTGGAATAGCAATGGGTGGTTTAGGTTCTGATGCGGCCATTGAAGCTGCTGATATTGTAATTATGACTGATGAGCCATCGAAAATTGCTACTGCAATGAAGATTTCTAAAAAGACACTAAAAATTGCACATCAAAACATAGTATTTGCAAT
- a CDS encoding cation transporter — MKKKFILEGLDCANCAAKMEKAINELDGVKEATVNFMTTKLVIDGEDEKMPTIIAEAEKIVKKIEPDTIMKRV, encoded by the coding sequence ATGAAAAAGAAATTTATACTTGAAGGTTTAGATTGTGCAAATTGCGCGGCAAAAATGGAAAAGGCTATTAATGAGCTTGATGGAGTGAAAGAAGCTACTGTTAACTTTATGACCACAAAACTTGTTATTGATGGTGAGGATGAAAAAATGCCTACAATAATAGCAGAGGCTGAAAAAATAGTTAAAAAAATTGAACCTGATACTATTATGAAAAGGGTATAA